The DNA region CTACCCTCACAAGCTGCTGACCGGACGCGTCGAGCGCTTCGACACGCTGCGCACACTCGGCGGCCTCGCCGGCTACCCGGTGCGTTCCGAAAGCGAGCACGACCACTTCGGGACCAGTCACGGCAGCACCTCGATCTCGGCCGCACTCGGCTTCGCGGCCGCCCGGGACCTGCGCGGCGAGAAGCACGACGTGATCGCGGTGATCGGCGACGGTGCGCTGACCGGCGGCATGGCGTTCGAGGCGCTCAACAATGCCGGAGAGCTCGGCAAGCGCCTGATCGTGATCCTCAACGACAACGAGCACAGCATCTCGCCCAACATCGGCGCGATCCACCGCTACCTCACCAAGCTCACCACCAGCCGGCTCTACCGGCAGATGGAAGGCGACGTGTGGGATTTGCTCGGCAAGCTCCCGAAGGGCGAGAAGGCCCGCGCAGCGGCGAGCCGCGTCAAGGAAGGACTGCAGAACCTGGTGGTGCCGACCGTGCTGTTCGAGGAGATGGGCCTCAAGTACTTCGGTCCGATCGACGGTCACAATCTGGACGTGCTCGAAGAGACGTTGTCCGATCTCAAGCGCTTCGACGAGCCGGTGCTGCTGCACATCGTCACCAAGAAGGGACGCGGCTACGCGCCCGCCGAAACCGACGCCTGCACGTTCCACGGGGTCGGGGTATTCGATCCCGATACCGGCACAGCTTCCAAGGGTTCGCGCAAGACCTACAGTCATGTGTTCGGCGAGACCGTGGTGCGCATCGGCCATCGCCTGCCGAACGTGGTCGCAATCACCGCCGCGATGACCGACAACACCGGCCTGTCGGGATTCGCACGCGAGCTTCCGCACCGATTCTTCGACGTCGGCATGGCGGAAGAGCACGCCGTGACGTTCTCCGCCGGACTCGCGGCCGACGGATTCCTGCCGCTCACCGCCATTTATTCGACATTCCTTCAGCGTGGCTTCGATCAGATCATCCATGACGTCGCCATTCAGAAGCTCAAGGTGGTGCTGTGCCTCGACCGCGCGGGCCTGGTGGGCGAGGACGGCGCGCCTCAGCACGGTGTCTTCGACGTCGGCTACCTGCGCATGATCCCCGGCATGGTGCTGATGCAGCCGAAAGACGGCACCGAGCTGCGCGACATGTTGTGGACGGCCGCGCACCTCGATCACGCCGGACCGATCGCGGTGCGTTACCCGCGTTCCGCCGTGCCCGACGA from Candidatus Eisenbacteria bacterium includes:
- a CDS encoding 1-deoxy-D-xylulose-5-phosphate synthase; the protein is MSLLERIHSPADVKGLSRAQLLTLAAEMRHLIIQTVARRAGHLAPNLGVVELAIALHRVFDSPRDKIVWDVGHQSYPHKLLTGRVERFDTLRTLGGLAGYPVRSESEHDHFGTSHGSTSISAALGFAAARDLRGEKHDVIAVIGDGALTGGMAFEALNNAGELGKRLIVILNDNEHSISPNIGAIHRYLTKLTTSRLYRQMEGDVWDLLGKLPKGEKARAAASRVKEGLQNLVVPTVLFEEMGLKYFGPIDGHNLDVLEETLSDLKRFDEPVLLHIVTKKGRGYAPAETDACTFHGVGVFDPDTGTASKGSRKTYSHVFGETVVRIGHRLPNVVAITAAMTDNTGLSGFARELPHRFFDVGMAEEHAVTFSAGLAADGFLPLTAIYSTFLQRGFDQIIHDVAIQKLKVVLCLDRAGLVGEDGAPQHGVFDVGYLRMIPGMVLMQPKDGTELRDMLWTAAHLDHAGPIAVRYPRSAVPDETLPTDDPRLLELGRAEQLRGGGDVAIVALGTMVRPSLAAAELLAADGISATVVNARFAAPLDETLLSGLARSVGRIVTVEENVIAGGFGSAVSECLDRLGLSDT